Proteins encoded by one window of Arabidopsis thaliana chromosome 2, partial sequence:
- the APC7 gene encoding tetratricopeptide repeat (TPR)-containing protein (tetratricopeptide repeat (TPR)-containing protein; FUNCTIONS IN: binding; INVOLVED IN: biological_process unknown; LOCATED IN: cellular_component unknown; EXPRESSED IN: 22 plant structures; EXPRESSED DURING: 13 growth stages; CONTAINS InterPro DOMAIN/s: Tetratricopeptide-like helical (InterPro:IPR011990), Tetratricopeptide repeat-containing (InterPro:IPR013026), Tetratricopeptide repeat (InterPro:IPR019734); BEST Arabidopsis thaliana protein match is: anaphase-promoting complex subunit 8 (TAIR:AT3G48150.1); Has 3516 Blast hits to 3050 proteins in 660 species: Archae - 166; Bacteria - 1649; Metazoa - 603; Fungi - 202; Plants - 185; Viruses - 0; Other Eukaryotes - 711 (source: NCBI BLink).) — translation MEVPKEQIATLIEHGLYDSAEMLGCFLVSSPTVSAETSPQLKAENLILLGDALFHQREHRRAIHTYKQALHHYTRIPKQSSGISRSSLSLSTRSSVNASSISAINENEVRFKIASSHFALNETKAAIAEMESVKTRSLEMNILMAKLHRNSGYNRGAIAFYKECLRQCPYVLEAVIGLAELGVSAKDIISSFTQTSNRSAKVSLDQIDPTRWLQRYVEAQCCVASHAYKGALELFAELLQRFPNNVHLLTETAKVEAIIGKNDEAIMRFEKVRSIDPYTLTSMDEYAMLLQIKCDYSRLNKLVHDLLSVDHTRAEVFVALSVLWERKDARTALSYAEKSIRVDERHIPGYIMKGNLLLQAKRPEAAAIAFRAAQNLRSDLRSYQGLVHSYLAFGKTKEALYTAREAMNAMPQSAKALKLVGDVHAFTSSGREKAKKFYESGLRLEPGYLGAVLALAELHLMEGRNGDAVSLLERYLKDYADDSLHVKLAQVFAATNMLQDSLSHFQAALRINPQNEAAKKGLDRLEKQMKGIDPDATDENDENDVEDVDGDTEEAELM, via the exons ATGGAGGTTCCAAAGGAGCAGATCGCGACTTTAATAGAGCATGGGCTTTACGATTCTGCTGAAATGCTC GGCTGCTTTCTCGTTTCTTCTCCTACTGTTAGTGCCGAAACTAGTCCTCAGCTCAAGGCGGAGAATTTG ATTCTACTGGGTGATGCTTTATTTCATCAGAGAGAACACCGGAGAGCTATT CATACGTACAAGCAAGCGTTGCATCATTACACAAGGATTCCGAAGCAAAGCTCCGGTATTTCGAGGAGTTCATTATCTTTATCTACCAGATCATCTGTGAATGCCTCCAGCATTTCTGCTATTAATGAGAACGAG GTGAGATTCAAGATTGCTTCATCTCACTTTGCTCTTAATGAAACAAAAGCTGCGATTGCTGAG ATGGAATCTGTCAAGACCAGGAGCTTAGAGATGAATATACTGATGGCAAAGCTTCATCGAAATTCTGGATACAACCGTGGTGCTATTGCTTTTTATAAAGAGTGTTTAAG GCAGTGTCCTTATGTACTTGAAGCCGTCATAGGTTTAGCTGAACTGGGAGTTAGTGCAAAGGATATCATATCATCGTTTACTCAG ACTTCAAATAGAAGTGCAAAGGTTTCACTCGATCAGATAGATCCTACCCGCTGGTTGCAA CGTTATGTAGAGGCCCAGTGTTGTGTTGCTTCGCATGCTTACAAAG GGGCGCTGGAACTCTTTGCTGAACTCTTACAACGATTTCCAAATAATGTACACTTGTTGACTGAGACAGCAAAG GTTGAAGCCATTATTGGGAAAAATGATGAGGCCATAATGAGATTTGAGAAG GTTCGGTCAATTGATCCTTACACACTAACCAGTATGGATGAGTATGCGATGCTGCTTCAGATTAAGTGTGATTATTCCAGGCTAAACAAGCTCGTCCACGATTTATTAAGCGTTGATCATACCAGAGCAGAAGTATTTGTTGCTTTGTCTGTACTATGGGAAAGGAAAGATGCAAGGACGGCATTATCTTATGCTGAGAAG AGTATCAGGGTAGACGAGAGGCACATACCCGGCTACATAATGAAG GGAAATCTACTTTTACAAGCAAAACGACCAGAAGCTGCAGCGATCGCCTTCAGGGCTGCCCAGAATTTGAGGTCCGATCTTCGTTCATATCAAG GCTTAGTCCATTCTTATCTTGCATTTGGTAAAACCAAAGAAGCATTGTATACCGCCAGGGAAGCAATGAATGCAATGCCTCAATCCGCGAAGGCTCTGAAATTAGTTGGTGATGTTCATGCGTTTACATCAAGTGGCAGGGAAAAG GCAAAAAAGTTTTACGAGTCAGGTCTGAGGCTGGAACCTGGGTACCTTGGAGCTGTGTTAGCCCTAGCTGAGCTTCATCTAATGGAAGGGAGGAATGGAGATGCTGTATCACTACTTGAACGATATCTCAAAGATTATGCAGATGATTCTCTCCACGTCAAGCTAGCTCAAGTGTTTGCTGCAACGAATATGCTACAAGATTCTTTATCACACTTTCAAGCTGCATTAAG AATAAATCCACAGAATGAGGCAGCCAAAAAGGGACTAGATCGCTTGGAGAAACAAATGAAG GGAATAGACCCAGATGCAACAGATGAGAATGACGAGAACGATGTTGAAGATGTTGATGGAGACACCGAAGAAGCTGAGCTCATGTGA
- the APC7 gene encoding tetratricopeptide repeat (TPR)-containing protein (tetratricopeptide repeat (TPR)-containing protein; FUNCTIONS IN: binding; INVOLVED IN: biological_process unknown; LOCATED IN: cellular_component unknown; EXPRESSED IN: 22 plant structures; EXPRESSED DURING: 13 growth stages; CONTAINS InterPro DOMAIN/s: Tetratricopeptide-like helical (InterPro:IPR011990), Tetratricopeptide repeat-containing (InterPro:IPR013026), Tetratricopeptide repeat (InterPro:IPR019734); BEST Arabidopsis thaliana protein match is: anaphase-promoting complex subunit 8 (TAIR:AT3G48150.1); Has 35333 Blast hits to 34131 proteins in 2444 species: Archae - 798; Bacteria - 22429; Metazoa - 974; Fungi - 991; Plants - 531; Viruses - 0; Other Eukaryotes - 9610 (source: NCBI BLink).): protein MEVPKEQIATLIEHGLYDSAEMLGCFLVSSPTVSAETSPQLKAENLILLGDALFHQREHRRAIHTYKQALHHYTRIPKQSSGISRSSLSLSTRSSVNASSISAINENEVRFKIASSHFALNETKAAIAEMESVKTRSLEMNILMAKLHRNSGYNRGAIAFYKECLRQCPYVLEAVIGLAELGVSAKDIISSFTQTSNRSAKVSLDQIDPTRWLQRYVEAQCCVASHAYKGALELFAELLQRFPNNVHLLTETAKVEAIIGKNDEAIMRFEKVRSIDPYTLTSMDEYAMLLQIKCDYSRLNKLVHDLLSVDHTRAEVFVALSVLWERKDARTALSYAEKSIRVDERHIPGYIMKGNLLLQAKRPEAAAIAFRAAQNLRSDLRSYQGLVHSYLAFGKTKEALYTAREAMNAMPQSAKALKLVGDVHAFTSSGREKAKKFYESGLRLEPGYLGAVLALAELHLMEGRNGDAVSLLERYLKDYADDSLHVKLAQVFAATNMLQDSLSHFQAALRFMKF, encoded by the exons ATGGAGGTTCCAAAGGAGCAGATCGCGACTTTAATAGAGCATGGGCTTTACGATTCTGCTGAAATGCTC GGCTGCTTTCTCGTTTCTTCTCCTACTGTTAGTGCCGAAACTAGTCCTCAGCTCAAGGCGGAGAATTTG ATTCTACTGGGTGATGCTTTATTTCATCAGAGAGAACACCGGAGAGCTATT CATACGTACAAGCAAGCGTTGCATCATTACACAAGGATTCCGAAGCAAAGCTCCGGTATTTCGAGGAGTTCATTATCTTTATCTACCAGATCATCTGTGAATGCCTCCAGCATTTCTGCTATTAATGAGAACGAG GTGAGATTCAAGATTGCTTCATCTCACTTTGCTCTTAATGAAACAAAAGCTGCGATTGCTGAG ATGGAATCTGTCAAGACCAGGAGCTTAGAGATGAATATACTGATGGCAAAGCTTCATCGAAATTCTGGATACAACCGTGGTGCTATTGCTTTTTATAAAGAGTGTTTAAG GCAGTGTCCTTATGTACTTGAAGCCGTCATAGGTTTAGCTGAACTGGGAGTTAGTGCAAAGGATATCATATCATCGTTTACTCAG ACTTCAAATAGAAGTGCAAAGGTTTCACTCGATCAGATAGATCCTACCCGCTGGTTGCAA CGTTATGTAGAGGCCCAGTGTTGTGTTGCTTCGCATGCTTACAAAG GGGCGCTGGAACTCTTTGCTGAACTCTTACAACGATTTCCAAATAATGTACACTTGTTGACTGAGACAGCAAAG GTTGAAGCCATTATTGGGAAAAATGATGAGGCCATAATGAGATTTGAGAAG GTTCGGTCAATTGATCCTTACACACTAACCAGTATGGATGAGTATGCGATGCTGCTTCAGATTAAGTGTGATTATTCCAGGCTAAACAAGCTCGTCCACGATTTATTAAGCGTTGATCATACCAGAGCAGAAGTATTTGTTGCTTTGTCTGTACTATGGGAAAGGAAAGATGCAAGGACGGCATTATCTTATGCTGAGAAG AGTATCAGGGTAGACGAGAGGCACATACCCGGCTACATAATGAAG GGAAATCTACTTTTACAAGCAAAACGACCAGAAGCTGCAGCGATCGCCTTCAGGGCTGCCCAGAATTTGAGGTCCGATCTTCGTTCATATCAAG GCTTAGTCCATTCTTATCTTGCATTTGGTAAAACCAAAGAAGCATTGTATACCGCCAGGGAAGCAATGAATGCAATGCCTCAATCCGCGAAGGCTCTGAAATTAGTTGGTGATGTTCATGCGTTTACATCAAGTGGCAGGGAAAAG GCAAAAAAGTTTTACGAGTCAGGTCTGAGGCTGGAACCTGGGTACCTTGGAGCTGTGTTAGCCCTAGCTGAGCTTCATCTAATGGAAGGGAGGAATGGAGATGCTGTATCACTACTTGAACGATATCTCAAAGATTATGCAGATGATTCTCTCCACGTCAAGCTAGCTCAAGTGTTTGCTGCAACGAATATGCTACAAGATTCTTTATCACACTTTCAAGCTGCATTAAGGTTTATGAAATTCTAA
- a CDS encoding RING/U-box superfamily protein, with amino-acid sequence MPPLPSSTAPSSSRHLRSPESIAKFAGRAIFPALQGKSCPICLENLTERRSAAVITVCKHGYCLACIRKWSSFKRNCPLCNTRFDSWFIVSDFASRKYHKEQLPILRDRETLTYHRNNPSDRRRIIQRSRDVLENSSSRSRPLPWRRSFGRPGSVPDSVIFQRKLQWRASIYTKQLRAVRLHSRRLELSLAVNDYTKAKITERIEPWIRRELQAVLGDPDPSVIVHFASALFIKRLERENNRQTGQTGMLVEDEVSSLRKFLSDKVDIFWHELSG; translated from the exons ATGCCTCCATTACCGTCCTCCACGGCGCCTTCGTCTTCGAGACATCTTCGATCGCCGGAAAGTATCGCGAAATTTGCAGGGAGAGCAATATTTCCTGCTTTACAGGGGAAATCGTGTCCGATATGCCTCGAAAATCTAACCGAGCGAAGATCCGCCGCCGTGATCACGGTGTGCAAGCACGGATACTGCCTTGCTTGTATTCGGAAGTGGAGCAGCTTCAAGAGGAATTGTCCTCTTTGTAACACTCGTTTTGATTCCTGGTTTATCGTTAGTGATTTTGCTTCTAGAAAATACCATAAGGAGCAATTACCAATTCTTCGTGATCGTGAGACTTTAACTTATCATCGGAATAATCCTTCCGATCGCCGGAg GATAATTCAAAGGTCGAGGGATGTTTTGGAAAACTCTAGCTCAAGATCAAGGCCATTGCCATGGCGGAGATCATTTGGACGACCAGGTTCAGTTCCTGATTCTGTTATCTTCCAGCGAAAGCTTCAGTGGCGAGCTAG CATATACACTAAGCAATTACGAGCTGTTCGATTACATTCAAGGCGCTTGGAACTA AGTTTGGCGGTGAATGATTACACCAAAGCAAAGATAACTGAAAGAATTGAGCCATGGATTAGAAGAGAGCTTCAGGCAGTCCTTGGAGATCCTGATCCCTCAGTTATTGTTCATTTTGCGTCAGCTCTTTTCATCAAAAGgcttgagagagagaataatCGACAAACCGGGCAGACCGGGATGTTGGTGGAAGATGAAGTCTCCTCTCTTCGAAAATTCTTGTCTGATAAGGTGGATATATTTTGGCATGAACTAAG TGGTTGA
- a CDS encoding RING/U-box superfamily protein (RING/U-box superfamily protein; FUNCTIONS IN: zinc ion binding; EXPRESSED IN: leaf; EXPRESSED DURING: LP.04 four leaves visible; CONTAINS InterPro DOMAIN/s: Zinc finger, RING-type, conserved site (InterPro:IPR017907), Zinc finger, RING-type (InterPro:IPR001841), Zinc finger, C3HC4 RING-type (InterPro:IPR018957); Has 1875 Blast hits to 1873 proteins in 229 species: Archae - 0; Bacteria - 0; Metazoa - 654; Fungi - 156; Plants - 687; Viruses - 149; Other Eukaryotes - 229 (source: NCBI BLink).) → MPPLPSSTAPSSSRHLRSPESIAKFAGRAIFPALQGKSCPICLENLTERRSAAVITVCKHGYCLACIRKWSSFKRNCPLCNTRFDSWFIVSDFASRKYHKEQLPILRDRETLTYHRNNPSDRRRIIQRSRDVLENSSSRSRPLPWRRSFGRPGSVPDSVIFQRKLQWRASIYTKQLRAVRLHSRRLELSLAVNDYTKAKITERIEPWIRRELQAVLGDPDPSVIVHFASALFIKRLERENNRQTGQTGMLVEDEVSSLRKFLSDKVDIFWHELRCFAESILTMETYDAVVEYNEVE, encoded by the exons ATGCCTCCATTACCGTCCTCCACGGCGCCTTCGTCTTCGAGACATCTTCGATCGCCGGAAAGTATCGCGAAATTTGCAGGGAGAGCAATATTTCCTGCTTTACAGGGGAAATCGTGTCCGATATGCCTCGAAAATCTAACCGAGCGAAGATCCGCCGCCGTGATCACGGTGTGCAAGCACGGATACTGCCTTGCTTGTATTCGGAAGTGGAGCAGCTTCAAGAGGAATTGTCCTCTTTGTAACACTCGTTTTGATTCCTGGTTTATCGTTAGTGATTTTGCTTCTAGAAAATACCATAAGGAGCAATTACCAATTCTTCGTGATCGTGAGACTTTAACTTATCATCGGAATAATCCTTCCGATCGCCGGAg GATAATTCAAAGGTCGAGGGATGTTTTGGAAAACTCTAGCTCAAGATCAAGGCCATTGCCATGGCGGAGATCATTTGGACGACCAGGTTCAGTTCCTGATTCTGTTATCTTCCAGCGAAAGCTTCAGTGGCGAGCTAG CATATACACTAAGCAATTACGAGCTGTTCGATTACATTCAAGGCGCTTGGAACTA AGTTTGGCGGTGAATGATTACACCAAAGCAAAGATAACTGAAAGAATTGAGCCATGGATTAGAAGAGAGCTTCAGGCAGTCCTTGGAGATCCTGATCCCTCAGTTATTGTTCATTTTGCGTCAGCTCTTTTCATCAAAAGgcttgagagagagaataatCGACAAACCGGGCAGACCGGGATGTTGGTGGAAGATGAAGTCTCCTCTCTTCGAAAATTCTTGTCTGATAAGGTGGATATATTTTGGCATGAACTAAG aTGTTTTGCGGAGAGTATACTCACGATGGAGACTTATGATGCAGTGGTTGAATACAATGAGGTGGAGTAA
- a CDS encoding Protein kinase superfamily protein (Protein kinase superfamily protein; FUNCTIONS IN: protein kinase activity, kinase activity, ATP binding; INVOLVED IN: protein amino acid phosphorylation; LOCATED IN: cellular_component unknown; EXPRESSED IN: 11 plant structures; EXPRESSED DURING: 4 anthesis, petal differentiation and expansion stage; CONTAINS InterPro DOMAIN/s: Protein kinase, ATP binding site (InterPro:IPR017441), Protein kinase, catalytic domain (InterPro:IPR000719), Serine/threonine-protein kinase-like domain (InterPro:IPR017442), Protein kinase-like domain (InterPro:IPR011009); BEST Arabidopsis thaliana protein match is: Protein kinase superfamily protein (TAIR:AT3G09830.2); Has 116486 Blast hits to 115184 proteins in 3894 species: Archae - 105; Bacteria - 13150; Metazoa - 42637; Fungi - 10037; Plants - 33183; Viruses - 432; Other Eukaryotes - 16942 (source: NCBI BLink).) translates to MNNSTSVKRLVSSKAMKCFYFSKDKTQDDEAKTRKFGSATMARGGSGSEFNSDTSTATSITSSLHVLSETHSNNLKVFVLDDLKTATKNFSRSLMIGEGGFGGVFRGVIQNPQDSRKKIDIAVKQLSRRGLQGHKEWVTEVNVLGVVEHPNLVKLIGYCAEDDERGIQRLLVYEYVQNRSVQDHLSNRFIVTPLPWSTRLKIAQDTARGLAYLHQGMEFQIIFRDFKSSNILLDENWNAKLSDFGLARMGPSDGITHVSTAVVGTIGYAAPEYIQTGHLTAKSDVWSYGIFLYELITGRRPFDRNRPRNEQNILEWIRPHLSDIKKFKMIIDPRLEGNYYLKSALKLAAVANRCLMVKAKARPTMSQVSEMLERIVETSSDGAPSGLPLMKSLTPKDAFEASRRERVKRRFVELLIGENGCPNLPTWSHKLVTSI, encoded by the exons ATGAATAATTCTACATcag TGAAGAGGCTGGTTTCATCTAAGGCAATGAAATGTTTCTACTTCAGCAAAGACAAAACTCAGGATGATGAAGCTAAGACTAGAAAGTTTGGTTCAGCTACGATGGCTAGAGGAGGATCAGGGTCTGAGTTTAATTCAGATACAAGTACTGCTACTTCCATTACTTCTTCCTTGCACGTCCTCTCAGAGACACACAGTAATAATCTCAAAGTATTTGTCCTCGATGACCTTAAAACCGCTACCAAGAACTTCAGCCGCTCCTTGATGATCGGTGAAGGTGGCTTTGGTGGTGTCTTTCGTGGCGTGATTCAGAACCCTCAAGATTCTCGTAAAAAGATTGATATTGCAGTTAAACAACTTAGTAGAAGAGGTCTACAG GGGCATAAAGAATGGGTGACAGAGGTAAATGTATTGGGAGTAGTGGAGCATCCGAATCTGGTGAAGCTGATCGGTTATTGCGCTGAGGATGATGAGAGAGGGATCCAACGGCTACTTGTTTACGAATACGTACAAAACAGAAGTGTTCAAGACCATTTATCCAATCGTTTTATAGTCACTCCTCTTCCTTGGTCCACCAGACTGAAGATTGCTCAAGACACTGCTAGAGGACTCGCTTATCTTCATCAAGGCATGGAGTTTCAG ATCATCTTTAGGGATTTCAAATCCTCTAATATCCTTCTTGATGAGAACTGGAATGCAAAACTCTCGGATTTCGGACTGGCTCGAATGGGTCCTTCAGATGGAATCACTCACGTTTCCACCGCG GTTGTAGGGACCATTGGTTATGCAGCACCGGAATACATCCAAACAGGACACCTCACGGCTAAGAGCGACGTGTGGAGCTACGGAATCTTTTTATATGAACTCATCACAGGAAGACGACCTTTTGACCGTAACCGCCCAAGAAACGAGCAGAACATCTTGGAGTGGATCAGACCACACTTATCCGACATAAAGAAGTTCAAAATGATCATCGACCCAAGACTTGAAGGAAACTACTACCTCAAGTCAGCATTAAAGCTAGCTGCAGTTGCTAACCGGTGTTTGATGGTAAAAGCGAAAGCAAGGCCAACAATGAGTCAGGTTTCAGAGATGTTAGAAAGGATAGTGGAAACATCATCAGATGGTGCTCCTTCAGGACTGCCATTGATGAAAAGCTTGACACCTAAAGATGCATTCGAAGCCTCAAGAAGGGAGAGAGTTAAGAGAAGATTTGTTGAACTGTTAATTGGAGAAAATGGTTGTCCCAATTTACCTACTTGGTCTCATAAACTTGTTACttctatttga
- a CDS encoding Protein kinase superfamily protein, whose amino-acid sequence MKCFYFSKDKTQDDEAKTRKFGSATMARGGSGSEFNSDTSTATSITSSLHVLSETHSNNLKVFVLDDLKTATKNFSRSLMIGEGGFGGVFRGVIQNPQDSRKKIDIAVKQLSRRGLQGHKEWVTEVNVLGVVEHPNLVKLIGYCAEDDERGIQRLLVYEYVQNRSVQDHLSNRFIVTPLPWSTRLKIAQDTARGLAYLHQGMEFQIIFRDFKSSNILLDENWNAKLSDFGLARMGPSDGITHVSTAVVGTIGYAAPEYIQTGHLTAKSDVWSYGIFLYELITGRRPFDRNRPRNEQNILEWIRPHLSDIKKFKMIIDPRLEGNYYLKSALKLAAVANRCLMVKAKARPTMSQVSEMLERIVETSSDGAPSGLPLMKSLTPKDAFEASRRERVKRRFVELLIGENGCPNLPTWSHKLVTSI is encoded by the exons ATGAAATGTTTCTACTTCAGCAAAGACAAAACTCAGGATGATGAAGCTAAGACTAGAAAGTTTGGTTCAGCTACGATGGCTAGAGGAGGATCAGGGTCTGAGTTTAATTCAGATACAAGTACTGCTACTTCCATTACTTCTTCCTTGCACGTCCTCTCAGAGACACACAGTAATAATCTCAAAGTATTTGTCCTCGATGACCTTAAAACCGCTACCAAGAACTTCAGCCGCTCCTTGATGATCGGTGAAGGTGGCTTTGGTGGTGTCTTTCGTGGCGTGATTCAGAACCCTCAAGATTCTCGTAAAAAGATTGATATTGCAGTTAAACAACTTAGTAGAAGAGGTCTACAG GGGCATAAAGAATGGGTGACAGAGGTAAATGTATTGGGAGTAGTGGAGCATCCGAATCTGGTGAAGCTGATCGGTTATTGCGCTGAGGATGATGAGAGAGGGATCCAACGGCTACTTGTTTACGAATACGTACAAAACAGAAGTGTTCAAGACCATTTATCCAATCGTTTTATAGTCACTCCTCTTCCTTGGTCCACCAGACTGAAGATTGCTCAAGACACTGCTAGAGGACTCGCTTATCTTCATCAAGGCATGGAGTTTCAG ATCATCTTTAGGGATTTCAAATCCTCTAATATCCTTCTTGATGAGAACTGGAATGCAAAACTCTCGGATTTCGGACTGGCTCGAATGGGTCCTTCAGATGGAATCACTCACGTTTCCACCGCG GTTGTAGGGACCATTGGTTATGCAGCACCGGAATACATCCAAACAGGACACCTCACGGCTAAGAGCGACGTGTGGAGCTACGGAATCTTTTTATATGAACTCATCACAGGAAGACGACCTTTTGACCGTAACCGCCCAAGAAACGAGCAGAACATCTTGGAGTGGATCAGACCACACTTATCCGACATAAAGAAGTTCAAAATGATCATCGACCCAAGACTTGAAGGAAACTACTACCTCAAGTCAGCATTAAAGCTAGCTGCAGTTGCTAACCGGTGTTTGATGGTAAAAGCGAAAGCAAGGCCAACAATGAGTCAGGTTTCAGAGATGTTAGAAAGGATAGTGGAAACATCATCAGATGGTGCTCCTTCAGGACTGCCATTGATGAAAAGCTTGACACCTAAAGATGCATTCGAAGCCTCAAGAAGGGAGAGAGTTAAGAGAAGATTTGTTGAACTGTTAATTGGAGAAAATGGTTGTCCCAATTTACCTACTTGGTCTCATAAACTTGTTACttctatttga